One region of Miscanthus floridulus cultivar M001 chromosome 19, ASM1932011v1, whole genome shotgun sequence genomic DNA includes:
- the LOC136529858 gene encoding transcription factor MYB20-like translates to MGRQPCCDEVGVKKGPWTAEEDQKLVGFLLTHGHCCWRVVPKLAGLPRCGKSCRLRWTNYLRPDLKRGLLSDDEERLVIDLHAQLGNRWSKIAAQLPGRTDNEIKNHWNTHIRKKLLRMGIDPVTHLPLQQEPPAPLPPEQEQEEEPHQPQNGGELMQEGAGEDDITPMIQPHEIMAPPPPRPTAAASNCGSAVSSASAGSASVVSPSCSSSASASAASGVEATEWPEPMYLFGMGGIMDAGWGGLLFPSTGAGAGGGFGLGAVDPFDQYPGGGFDQDDHWM, encoded by the exons ATGGGAAGGCAGCCGTGCTGCGACGAGGTGGGCGTGAAGAAGGGCCCGTGGACGGCGGAGGAGGACCAGAAGCTCGTCGGCTTCCTCCTCACCCACGGCCACTGCTGCTGGCGCGTCGTTCCCAAGCTCGCAG GGCTGCCGAGGTGCGGGAAGAGCTGCAGGCTGCGGTGGACCAACTACCTGAGGCCCGACCTCAAGAGGGGCCtgctctccgacgacgaggagaggcTCGTCATCGACCTGCACGCGCAGCTCGGCAACAGGTG GTCCAAGATCGCGGCGCAGCTACCGGGGAGGACGGACAACGAGATCAAGAACCACTGGAACACACACATCCGCAAGAAGCTCCTCCGGATGGGGATCGACCCCGTCACCCACCTGCCATTGCAGCAGGAGCCGCCCGCTCCTCTTCCTCCCGAGCAAGAGCAGGAAGAAGAACCGCATCAGCCGCAGAACGGCGGCGAGCTCATGCAGGAGGGTGCTGGGGAAGACGACATCACGCCGATGATCCAGCCGCACGAGAtcatggcgccgccgccaccacgtccGACGGCGGCGGCAAGCAACTGCGGCTCTGCTGTTTCCTCTGCCTCGGCCGGGTCCGCGTCCGTGGTCTCGCCGTCCTGCTCCTCCTCAGCCTCAGCCTCGGCGgcgtccggcgtggaggcgacgGAGTGGCCGGAGCCCATGTACCTGTTCGGCATGGGTGGCATCATGGACGCCGGCTGGGGCGGCCTCCTCTTCCCCAGCACCGGTGCTGGCGCTGGCGGCGGCTTCGGCTTGGGCGCCGTCGATCCGTTCGACCAGTACCCCGGCGGCGGCTTCGATCAAGACGACCACTGGATGTGA